One Epinephelus fuscoguttatus linkage group LG16, E.fuscoguttatus.final_Chr_v1 genomic window, AGCTCCAGGGTTTGCCTCCAGTCCTATCTGTCACTGTCAGATACCTGCACAACTTACTTTGCATTCACTCCTCTGGAGCCAGAGAACAGCTGGTTTTGCATGACAGGTGTAATtcagcagagcagcagggcTCTGGCTCCTGAGGGACACGCATTGCAAACCACAAGCATGAGGAGGGTACCCTGCATTCAAAGAGCTGGCTGTGTGTTTCCACCTGCGTCAATACTTACTTTTGTCCTTCCATTTATCGTGTAGTTTCCCAGTTTGCCGTTACAATGTCTGATCAGGTCGTCCATGCGCGTCATTAGGAAGCGGATCTTCTCGCAGCCGGGCTCTCTCCCTTCTATCCATGTGATTTTGTCCCCTCGGATGTCTTTAGTGGAGTCGCCTTTTTGACTCACCAGCTGTCCGTCTGTGAACTTGCCAGTTTTGTGTAGGGCTTTGACATTTTCCAGAATGCCCAGCCCGATTTCTGCTCCTAAAAAGTTGTCCACCACACAGATGCCGTGCTTGTTCATACACGGCACTATGTACTCCATGGCAAGTTTCTGAGGGGATGAGCTAGTTTGTCCGTTAGGTGTGGCGGGGTTGTTGGACCCGTCCTCCCCGGTGCTCTCACAGTCCCCAGGTGCTTCTATGTTTGTGGTGTGTGGTAACGACGCACTGTCCGCCAGCTCGGGGTTTATCTTTTCCCGGTCTTTCTCCGCTGTCGTGTCGTCCCCCGGCTGCTCGGTCTTCTGTTTAGGAAGCTGCGCCCTGTCCGTCTCCTTACAAATGAGCTTGTGTTTCTTCCAGTGCTGTTTCTGGTGCTCCTTGCTGCAGTAGAAGGAGCTCCGGCACCTACCACACTTGAGGAGGTTCTCCATTTTCCCACAAAGTTCGCAGTACTGTCGGTCTCGGTCCAAgtcgctctgctgctgcttctccatgTTTACGGCGACAACGGGTGTACTACGCCTTTAATTCCGATCCTTTACACGCGCCCTGCTAACCGACAACTTTGGAAAGGATCCACTGCCTCTGCCACGCTACACCGAGCGAGAAGGAAAAGTAATACTCAAAACCGCGCCATTTTATCACACTTATCCCCTCTTCACATTGTGTATCAGTGAAATAACACAGGAACGTGCGCCCTAGACCGAGCATTTCGGGCTGGGTCGAGCTCTTCAGGGGGGATTTCAGCTGCCTAGCTGACGGTCCGAGGGTACTGCATGGCgccgctgtgtgtgtgctcagccTGTCTGCGGTCCAGCCTGCTCTGACGTCCGCAGACAAGCACCGCCCCCCCAGCGCTGCCTTCGCGCGCTGTCGGAAAAACGCATGCTGCGTAAAATGGCTCGAAACTGGAGACACGTGGAAGTAGTTAATCTATGTCCTG contains:
- the egln1a gene encoding egl nine homolog 1 isoform X2, with the protein product MEKQQQSDLDRDRQYCELCGKMENLLKCGRCRSSFYCSKEHQKQHWKKHKLICKETDRAQLPKQKTEQPGDDTTAEKDREKINPELADSASLPHTTNIEAPGDCESTGEDGSNNPATPNGQTSSSPQKLAMEYIVPCMNKHGICVVDNFLGAEIGLGILENVKALHKTGKFTDGQLVSQKGDSTKDIRGDKITWIEGREPGCEKIRFLMTRMDDLIRHCNGKLGNYTINGRTKEHGGLLRIFPEGKAQFADIEPKFDRLLLFWSDRRNPHEVQPAFATRYAITVWYFDADERARAKEKYLTGAGEKGVKVELGKPSEPS
- the egln1a gene encoding egl nine homolog 1 isoform X1 produces the protein MEKQQQSDLDRDRQYCELCGKMENLLKCGRCRSSFYCSKEHQKQHWKKHKLICKETDRAQLPKQKTEQPGDDTTAEKDREKINPELADSASLPHTTNIEAPGDCESTGEDGSNNPATPNGQTSSSPQKLAMEYIVPCMNKHGICVVDNFLGAEIGLGILENVKALHKTGKFTDGQLVSQKGDSTKDIRGDKITWIEGREPGCEKIRFLMTRMDDLIRHCNGKLGNYTINGRTKAMVACYPGNGTGYVRHVDNPNGDGRCVTCIYYLNRDWTAKEHGGLLRIFPEGKAQFADIEPKFDRLLLFWSDRRNPHEVQPAFATRYAITVWYFDADERARAKEKYLTGAGEKGVKVELGKPSEPS